One Clostridia bacterium DNA segment encodes these proteins:
- the spoVT gene encoding stage V sporulation protein T, producing the protein MKATGIVRRIDDLGRVVIPKEIRRTLRIREGDPLEIFTDKEGEVILKKYSPIGELSDFATQYADSLHKTSGHITCITDRDTIIAVSGASKKEFLEKPLSQDLERVIEEKTTLVVKSPDEKTISIIADEAADRKYTSQVVSPIISEGDPIGAVLFLSTDPNARMGEVEAKLAQSAAGFLGKQMEQ; encoded by the coding sequence TTGAAGGCGACCGGAATAGTTAGGAGAATAGACGATTTAGGAAGAGTTGTTATTCCAAAGGAAATAAGAAGAACTCTGAGGATTAGAGAAGGAGATCCACTGGAGATTTTTACAGATAAAGAGGGTGAAGTAATATTAAAGAAGTATTCGCCTATTGGTGAATTAAGCGATTTTGCGACACAATATGCCGATTCACTCCATAAGACAAGCGGACATATTACATGTATTACAGATAGAGATACAATCATAGCAGTATCAGGGGCATCAAAGAAAGAGTTTCTTGAAAAGCCGCTGAGCCAGGACTTGGAGAGAGTGATTGAGGAGAAAACAACACTTGTTGTGAAATCACCAGATGAAAAAACTATTTCCATAATTGCAGATGAAGCAGCAGACAGAAAATATACCTCACAAGTGGTTTCTCCCATTATTTCCGAAGGTGATCCCATAGGTGCCGTTTTATTCTTATCTACAGATCCCAATGCACGTATGGGAGAGGTAGAAGCCAAGCTTGCACAATCAGCGGCAGGGTTCCTGGGAAAACAGATGGAACAATAA
- a CDS encoding ABC transporter permease — MRNTLILAGNTLKILFRHKIVIAFCLVLPIVTTLISLSIYSSTGSKPINIGIVNKDTGTIATDLVKSISSEEKFEVISLKDHQVNENILKGKVDCVLRIPANFTQNIHNNTLNKVQLVSIKGEEATSWVENYVEIFVRNIKDIASAAKGDRDSFDKMYKALKEDSFILKVTQLEDQYKSKRTTSQSLGFLIMFMMIGTGVVSDCILMEKRTRTYYRICSAPVKAKNYIFGNAISNFAIVFTQISMVLIIAIGVLRMKPYIPLGQLLLIMGVFGITAVAISMMITSFAESTTQTNIIQNLVVLPSCLLGGCMWPIDVMPDFMQKLANFIPQKWALDAISKLQAGSSFYSVLINLSILLAFSLAFFLIAVYRYSRNANYKTFV, encoded by the coding sequence ATGAGAAATACATTAATCCTGGCGGGAAATACTCTTAAAATACTATTTAGACATAAAATTGTCATCGCCTTCTGCCTGGTTTTGCCCATAGTCACAACCCTGATATCTCTTTCCATATACAGCAGTACAGGAAGTAAGCCAATAAATATAGGTATAGTCAACAAGGATACAGGCACCATAGCCACCGATTTAGTCAAATCAATATCCTCCGAGGAAAAGTTTGAAGTAATCTCACTTAAAGACCATCAGGTAAACGAGAATATCCTGAAAGGGAAAGTGGATTGTGTGCTGAGAATTCCCGCGAATTTTACACAAAACATACATAATAATACGTTGAACAAAGTGCAGCTGGTTTCCATAAAAGGTGAGGAAGCCACAAGCTGGGTTGAAAATTATGTTGAAATATTCGTCCGTAATATTAAAGATATAGCTTCAGCAGCAAAAGGTGATAGGGACAGCTTTGACAAAATGTATAAGGCGCTTAAGGAAGATAGTTTTATACTGAAGGTAACACAACTTGAAGACCAATACAAAAGCAAGAGAACAACTTCACAAAGTCTGGGATTTCTTATCATGTTTATGATGATAGGTACAGGAGTTGTTTCTGATTGCATCCTTATGGAAAAGAGAACAAGGACATATTACAGAATATGTTCTGCCCCTGTAAAAGCCAAAAACTATATATTTGGAAATGCAATATCAAATTTTGCAATTGTCTTCACTCAAATATCAATGGTACTTATTATAGCAATAGGGGTTCTGAGAATGAAACCGTACATACCCCTCGGGCAGCTTCTCCTTATAATGGGAGTCTTTGGGATTACAGCAGTGGCAATATCCATGATGATTACCTCGTTTGCAGAAAGCACAACACAGACAAATATAATACAGAACCTGGTTGTACTCCCATCATGCCTTCTGGGCGGCTGTATGTGGCCGATAGACGTAATGCCGGATTTCATGCAAAAGTTGGCCAATTTCATACCTCAGAAGTGGGCTCTTGATGCAATATCAAAGCTCCAAGCCGGAAGCAGTTTCTACAGTGTCCTTATCAATCTCTCCATACTGCTTGCCTTTTCACTGGCCTTCTTCCTCATAGCAGTCTACAGATATAGCAGGAATGCCAATTATAAAACCTTTGTGTAA